The following are from one region of the Methanospirillum hungatei genome:
- a CDS encoding glycosyltransferase, which translates to MNNTRKIIISVVGPSTRFLSGISYYTIRLCNALATQNAVHAILFRNMLPKRLFPGWKRIGKTDISIGINSSVEVLEVLDWYNPFSWALGAKRLRSSDAVIFEWWTSSVVHMFLALLLLSGKKSKLFIEFHEVVDPLEYGILPLRMYARIMGRIIRRSASRFIVHSEHDRILIASQYKINPKYIAVIPHGLYDQYPILDKGQSKTILGVQNSFVILFFGLLRPYKGVSDLIRAFEKLPGTIQDNAILLIAGEAWEDLESLEIINNSPLANRIYLKNRYIADEDIPIFFSAADLLVLPYTRASQSGVAHIGIAYGLPILATKVGGLVESLGSYKGTKFVEPLDNTALIQGIMELYNTRAQERYEPPDEMRWDRIALKMREIMSS; encoded by the coding sequence ATGAATAATACCAGAAAAATTATTATTTCTGTGGTAGGACCTTCAACCAGGTTTCTTTCAGGTATCAGTTATTATACCATCAGGTTATGTAATGCACTTGCGACACAAAACGCAGTCCATGCAATATTATTTAGAAACATGCTTCCAAAAAGGCTGTTTCCCGGATGGAAGCGGATTGGGAAAACTGATATTTCAATTGGTATCAATTCATCTGTAGAGGTTCTTGAAGTTTTGGATTGGTATAATCCATTTTCATGGGCTCTGGGTGCAAAGCGACTTAGATCTTCTGATGCAGTAATATTTGAGTGGTGGACATCAAGCGTTGTTCACATGTTTCTGGCCTTATTATTGCTATCGGGTAAAAAATCCAAACTATTCATAGAATTTCATGAGGTGGTTGATCCCTTGGAATATGGTATTCTCCCTCTCCGTATGTATGCAAGAATAATGGGGAGAATTATTCGAAGATCTGCATCCCGGTTCATTGTTCATTCAGAACACGACAGGATACTCATTGCATCCCAATACAAAATTAATCCCAAATACATTGCAGTTATACCCCATGGATTATATGATCAGTACCCGATACTTGACAAAGGGCAAAGCAAAACAATCCTCGGAGTGCAGAATTCTTTTGTAATTCTTTTTTTTGGACTGTTAAGACCATATAAAGGTGTGTCAGATCTCATTCGTGCATTTGAAAAACTACCTGGAACAATTCAGGACAACGCGATACTGCTGATTGCCGGAGAAGCATGGGAAGATCTTGAATCACTTGAGATAATTAATAACTCTCCTCTTGCAAACCGGATATACCTCAAAAACAGGTATATTGCAGATGAAGACATTCCAATCTTTTTTTCTGCTGCAGATTTACTTGTTTTGCCATATACCCGGGCTTCTCAAAGTGGAGTGGCTCATATCGGTATTGCGTATGGTTTGCCAATACTTGCAACGAAAGTTGGGGGTCTTGTAGAAAGTCTTGGATCATACAAAGGGACCAAATTTGTCGAGCCATTGGACAATACTGCACTGATTCAAGGAATTATGGAATTATACAATACCAGGGCACAAGAGCGGTATGAACCTCCAGATGAAATGAGATGGGATAGGATTGCTCTCAAGATGAGAGAGATAATGAGCAGTTGA
- a CDS encoding glycosyltransferase, producing MRIALLSCREFKIPGGAERLEIDIALALNASIVCLDVDPEFQKIYPISQSVTFHPLKHRLPGEPYKQFLGMLLFRRIKLDYDFFIIMDDMSLRYLTHRVPHIYYMHTPRRILYDMYYPSINEYHFLKKYIMIIILGIVRYCDRKFVCKYVENIACNSHNTRNRIWKTYQRDAKVLYPPVHLKTDRKETSGDFWLSVTRVDKWKRVELQLEVFKLIPQIKLVIVGKVYPKYKNIIKNAPSNVIFLDTVNDKELDNLYASCRGFLTTAIDEDFGITPLEAMAVGKPVVAVKEGGYLETVVDGVTGLLVGPVPQDIADAITFIDKNPETFSYQCKKRAELFEYNIFQEELKKYWMTIVDKKQK from the coding sequence ATGAGAATTGCACTGCTATCTTGCCGAGAATTTAAAATTCCAGGAGGAGCTGAACGTCTTGAGATAGATATTGCTTTAGCATTAAATGCGTCAATTGTCTGTTTGGATGTTGATCCAGAATTCCAAAAAATATATCCAATTTCTCAAAGTGTTACATTCCATCCACTGAAGCATAGATTGCCGGGAGAACCATATAAACAATTTTTAGGGATGCTATTATTCCGCAGAATTAAATTGGATTATGATTTTTTTATTATAATGGATGATATGTCATTGCGATATCTCACCCATCGTGTTCCTCATATATATTATATGCATACACCAAGAAGGATTTTATATGACATGTATTATCCTTCAATAAATGAGTATCATTTCCTAAAAAAATATATAATGATAATAATATTGGGCATTGTCCGCTATTGTGATCGTAAATTTGTATGCAAATACGTAGAAAATATTGCATGTAATTCCCATAATACCAGAAATAGAATCTGGAAGACATACCAGCGGGATGCAAAAGTCCTCTATCCCCCCGTTCATCTTAAAACAGATCGAAAAGAAACATCTGGTGATTTTTGGTTATCCGTAACCAGAGTTGATAAGTGGAAACGTGTTGAACTTCAATTAGAAGTTTTTAAACTGATACCTCAAATAAAATTAGTTATTGTAGGAAAAGTATATCCAAAATATAAAAATATTATTAAAAATGCACCAAGTAATGTAATTTTTTTAGATACAGTAAATGATAAAGAGTTGGACAACCTGTATGCTTCATGCCGGGGATTTTTAACTACTGCAATAGACGAGGATTTTGGTATCACCCCATTAGAAGCCATGGCAGTTGGTAAGCCTGTTGTTGCGGTTAAAGAAGGGGGATATTTAGAAACTGTTGTTGATGGAGTAACAGGACTACTTGTTGGGCCAGTACCCCAGGATATTGCAGACGCGATTACATTTATTGACAAAAATCCCGAGACATTTTCTTATCAATGTAAAAAAAGAGCTGAGTTGTTTGAGTATAATATTTTTCAAGAAGAACTAAAAAAATATTGGATGACCATTGTTGATAAAAAACAGAAATAG
- a CDS encoding oligosaccharyl transferase, archaeosortase A system-associated, producing MDLKMVFKPIHLIIASLLLILTFFSFLIRTLPAYSGNADVLMFVGMDDPTYQLRRIEQVLANYPNIAWFDPMTFFPNGQPMHWGPLFPLLGATICLITGAVTRTEIITVSLFIPCALAALMVPVVYLLVSRVADWKAGLAAAFFISIVPGQFFFRSFYGYLDHHAGEVFFSTLFCLCYLSALVYCRKHPVDIKNKETWKIPALLGLLCGVTYVLGLALMPTMILFALLVGIFTPIWFIIQRYIGHLGASALLVNSVTFIVAIIGFFIIGVHADGGLNYYTTGHPIAYSLLILANVVLFGFSYQLRDKPYWYYVGAIVGVSVLGIIALALILPDLFAYLSANATAFFGSDDIHWKTIQEARAWTWDDAWRTFQYSLLLFAAGAAVLIYRIRKELCPSHAFTLIWALVIFYATCQHIRYEYYLAVPVAILAGIAVGFALNFVKDPFGTIERKVPDTGEHHHHHKKAGKGPESHSKTSGTVRTTSYIFLAIIIVLALLFSYQALGRDLMMGAYNLNPDWREATEWLEKNTPDPGVDYYAIYDKENYTYPDTAYGVMSWWDYGHIITYLGKRMPNANPFQYGVNGPNGSARFFMTQNESEANQILDNLNTRYVITDYEMDTGKFWAMSTWDNPDVGVYPYQRTFIFPNPDEPKSGMNYPLLMNAYYQTMISRLHNFDGSQTDPGKVYFLRYMKPSASGLSAPVVVDGAQTNYTAGKALVESFKPNENPQYEVILANFGYTDPVSPVSALQHYRLIYESKTRTTPTDMHDLRYVKIFEKVKGAQIPGEGILELQVKTNAGREFIYRTESINGTFTVPYPTEASIGAVTIPGKYHNIKTGAEYSITEEQIQG from the coding sequence ATGGACCTTAAAATGGTTTTTAAACCTATTCATTTAATAATTGCGAGCTTACTTTTAATTTTAACTTTCTTCTCATTTCTCATAAGAACACTTCCTGCTTATTCAGGAAATGCTGATGTACTCATGTTTGTTGGTATGGATGATCCGACGTACCAACTTCGAAGAATCGAACAGGTGCTTGCAAATTACCCAAATATCGCCTGGTTTGATCCGATGACTTTTTTTCCTAATGGTCAACCAATGCACTGGGGACCACTCTTCCCTCTTCTTGGGGCGACCATCTGCCTGATTACCGGAGCAGTAACCAGAACAGAGATCATAACCGTCTCTCTCTTTATCCCATGTGCGCTTGCTGCACTTATGGTCCCTGTTGTCTATCTTCTGGTGAGCAGAGTTGCAGATTGGAAAGCAGGACTCGCAGCAGCATTTTTTATCTCTATCGTCCCAGGTCAGTTTTTCTTCCGATCATTTTACGGTTATCTTGACCACCATGCAGGAGAGGTCTTTTTTAGTACTCTCTTTTGTCTTTGTTATCTGTCAGCACTCGTGTACTGTAGAAAACATCCCGTTGATATAAAAAATAAAGAGACCTGGAAAATTCCAGCACTCCTGGGGTTGTTATGTGGTGTCACGTATGTTCTCGGTCTTGCTCTGATGCCAACGATGATCCTGTTTGCATTACTCGTGGGAATCTTTACTCCTATCTGGTTCATTATTCAGCGCTATATTGGGCATCTTGGAGCTTCTGCACTTCTCGTTAACTCAGTCACCTTTATTGTAGCAATCATTGGATTTTTTATCATCGGAGTGCATGCAGACGGAGGATTAAATTATTACACAACAGGACATCCAATCGCATATTCCCTGTTAATATTAGCAAATGTCGTATTATTCGGATTTTCATACCAACTTCGTGATAAACCATATTGGTACTACGTTGGTGCTATCGTCGGAGTCTCGGTCCTTGGAATTATTGCTCTGGCTCTGATACTCCCAGACCTGTTCGCATACCTGTCAGCGAATGCAACCGCATTCTTTGGATCAGACGATATTCATTGGAAGACCATTCAGGAAGCACGAGCCTGGACCTGGGATGATGCCTGGCGAACATTCCAGTATAGTCTTCTCCTGTTTGCAGCAGGAGCAGCGGTTCTCATATACCGAATCCGAAAAGAACTCTGTCCCTCACATGCCTTCACCCTCATCTGGGCTTTGGTAATTTTCTATGCAACCTGCCAGCATATCAGATATGAATATTACCTGGCAGTCCCGGTCGCCATTCTTGCAGGAATTGCTGTAGGTTTTGCCCTGAATTTTGTCAAGGATCCTTTCGGAACTATTGAAAGAAAGGTACCAGATACTGGTGAGCATCATCACCACCATAAAAAAGCAGGAAAAGGTCCTGAGTCACATTCGAAGACTTCCGGAACAGTAAGAACAACTTCATACATTTTTCTGGCAATAATAATCGTGTTGGCACTACTTTTCTCATATCAGGCATTGGGACGGGATCTCATGATGGGAGCATACAATCTTAATCCTGATTGGAGAGAGGCAACAGAGTGGCTTGAGAAGAATACCCCAGATCCAGGAGTTGACTATTACGCCATCTATGATAAGGAAAATTATACCTATCCGGATACCGCATATGGTGTTATGTCCTGGTGGGACTACGGACATATTATTACCTATCTCGGGAAACGGATGCCAAATGCAAATCCATTCCAGTACGGTGTGAACGGGCCGAATGGATCTGCCCGTTTTTTTATGACACAAAACGAGAGTGAAGCAAACCAGATCCTTGATAACCTGAACACCCGGTATGTTATCACTGATTATGAGATGGATACCGGAAAATTCTGGGCAATGTCAACGTGGGATAATCCGGATGTTGGTGTTTATCCATACCAGCGGACGTTCATCTTCCCAAATCCAGATGAACCAAAGTCAGGGATGAATTATCCGCTTTTAATGAATGCATATTACCAGACAATGATATCCCGGTTGCATAACTTTGACGGATCACAGACCGACCCAGGGAAAGTTTACTTCCTGCGGTACATGAAACCATCAGCTTCAGGTTTATCTGCTCCTGTTGTTGTCGATGGTGCACAGACGAATTACACCGCAGGAAAGGCTCTTGTTGAGTCATTTAAACCGAATGAAAATCCACAATATGAAGTCATTCTTGCAAACTTTGGGTATACTGATCCAGTGAGCCCAGTTTCAGCTCTTCAACATTATCGTCTGATATATGAATCAAAAACCAGAACAACCCCTACAGACATGCATGATCTCAGGTACGTGAAGATCTTTGAGAAGGTAAAAGGCGCACAAATTCCTGGTGAGGGTATACTGGAATTACAAGTGAAAACAAATGCAGGTCGGGAATTCATATATAGGACTGAAAGTATCAATGGAACCTTTACAGTGCCATACCCAACTGAAGCATCTATTGGAGCAGTGACTATACCCGGCAAGTACCATAATATCAAAACCGGTGCTGAATATTCAATCACTGAAGAACAAATACAGGGATAG
- a CDS encoding DUF2098 domain-containing protein: METNLIAGTPVRYPRTGTSGIITRLVDKNGSRYAEIDSTGLLYRLDQLIPGKPTSKFDHEMNREEGLAQLERERKRVEEEALEEPPSLDGACAGAG; this comes from the coding sequence ATGGAAACCAATCTTATAGCTGGAACACCGGTGCGATATCCCCGCACTGGAACCTCTGGGATAATTACACGACTTGTAGATAAAAATGGAAGCAGATATGCGGAGATTGATTCGACAGGCCTCCTATATCGGCTTGATCAACTGATTCCAGGAAAGCCCACCAGTAAATTTGATCACGAAATGAACCGAGAGGAAGGTCTTGCACAGCTCGAACGTGAAAGAAAACGTGTTGAAGAAGAAGCACTTGAAGAACCGCCATCTCTGGATGGTGCATGTGCAGGGGCTGGATAA
- the eif2g gene encoding translation initiation factor IF-2 subunit gamma, with amino-acid sequence MPEELIPNTNIGVVGHVDHGKTTLVNTLTGVWTDRHSEEMKRGISIRLGYADAVFYRCRKCRGPEGLTTTPVCTRCDSETEPVRAVSFVDAPGHETLMATMLSGSALMDGAMLVISAADRCPQPQTKEHLMALELVGIKKIVIVQNKIDVVSHKEAIRNYEEIKAFVKGTIAENAPIIPVSAQKNINIWALIQALDEVIPEPSRHPEADPVMLIARSFDVNRPGCSWKDVKGGVVGGSLIRGLIEDGAEIEIRPGIQNQVENKTKWEPIVTKVTEIHKGQKKVHIATPGGLLAIGTKLDPAITKSDMLAGQVLGHVGKLPPVWEKMWFSVKLMERVVGSNSEVSIEPLKQREPLMLSVGTAVTVGVVSNTRKDAAEVILKRPVCASLGSPIAISRQVGGRWRLIGMGTLIE; translated from the coding sequence GTGCCAGAAGAACTGATTCCTAATACAAATATTGGAGTGGTCGGTCATGTCGATCATGGCAAGACCACACTAGTAAATACCCTCACCGGCGTCTGGACTGACAGACATAGTGAGGAGATGAAACGAGGTATATCCATTCGGCTTGGATATGCAGATGCAGTCTTTTACCGATGCAGAAAATGCAGAGGACCTGAAGGACTTACAACAACACCGGTATGTACACGGTGTGATAGTGAAACTGAACCAGTGAGAGCAGTATCCTTTGTCGATGCTCCAGGGCATGAAACCCTGATGGCAACAATGCTTTCAGGTTCTGCTCTGATGGATGGTGCCATGCTGGTTATTTCAGCAGCAGATCGATGTCCACAGCCTCAGACAAAAGAACACCTCATGGCCCTTGAGCTGGTCGGGATTAAAAAAATTGTCATCGTCCAGAACAAGATAGATGTCGTCTCTCACAAAGAAGCAATCAGAAATTATGAGGAAATAAAGGCATTTGTCAAGGGTACCATTGCTGAAAATGCACCCATCATACCGGTATCAGCACAAAAAAATATCAATATCTGGGCACTTATCCAGGCGCTTGATGAGGTCATTCCAGAACCATCCCGTCACCCGGAAGCAGATCCGGTCATGCTTATTGCCCGTTCTTTTGATGTGAACCGGCCAGGATGCAGCTGGAAAGATGTAAAGGGAGGTGTCGTTGGTGGTTCTCTTATTCGCGGTCTGATTGAAGATGGTGCAGAGATAGAAATCCGGCCCGGAATTCAGAACCAGGTTGAAAATAAAACTAAGTGGGAACCCATTGTCACAAAGGTGACAGAAATCCATAAAGGGCAAAAGAAGGTCCATATTGCAACCCCTGGTGGACTTCTTGCCATTGGAACAAAACTTGATCCTGCTATTACCAAGAGTGATATGCTTGCCGGACAGGTTCTGGGTCATGTCGGAAAACTTCCACCTGTCTGGGAAAAGATGTGGTTTTCAGTAAAACTTATGGAACGGGTTGTTGGTTCAAATAGTGAAGTGTCTATCGAACCACTCAAACAACGTGAGCCACTTATGCTGTCGGTTGGAACTGCAGTTACCGTTGGTGTGGTGAGTAATACCCGGAAAGATGCAGCTGAAGTTATCCTTAAACGTCCGGTTTGTGCAAGTCTTGGATCACCAATCGCTATCAGCCGGCAGGTTGGTGGAAGATGGCGTCTGATCGGGATGGGGACGCTGATCGAGTGA
- a CDS encoding PIN domain-containing protein, translating into MASDRDGDADRVTVLIDTNAFLMASQFKIDLLDELKWLLGSVRIVVPDIVLSELEGLSRGKGNHAAAARLGLLFARKCEVIPSSGIGTPDDQILMSARDLQCGVVTNDRRLRDQVLDEGLPVVSLAGKQKLELIRR; encoded by the coding sequence ATGGCGTCTGATCGGGATGGGGACGCTGATCGAGTGACGGTTCTCATCGACACAAATGCCTTTCTCATGGCATCACAGTTCAAAATAGACCTCCTTGATGAACTGAAATGGTTACTTGGATCAGTGAGAATTGTAGTCCCAGACATTGTTCTTTCAGAACTTGAGGGATTATCCAGGGGAAAAGGAAATCATGCAGCAGCAGCCCGCCTTGGTCTGCTTTTTGCAAGAAAATGTGAAGTCATTCCATCCTCTGGAATCGGAACTCCTGATGACCAGATCCTTATGAGCGCACGTGATTTGCAGTGCGGTGTTGTAACTAATGACCGGAGACTACGTGACCAGGTACTGGATGAAGGTCTCCCTGTCGTTAGCCTGGCAGGAAAACAGAAATTAGAGTTAATTCGGAGATAA
- a CDS encoding DNA-directed RNA polymerase, giving the protein MYYRLELIDKVRVPPHRLGEDLTTVILDVLQEQLEGSIDKEIGIFIAVTKVLRIGEGEMVPGDGAVYYDVDFEGLALRLSLQEVIEGIIVETTSFGAFVSLGPIDAMLHVSQISDEYISYDEKNSQLICQDSGRHLGVGSLVRARVVTLSLNEREPRESKIGLTMRQAGLGNLVWLEEDMKNEQKEKSE; this is encoded by the coding sequence ATGTATTACCGGTTGGAACTTATTGACAAAGTTCGTGTTCCTCCTCACCGGCTTGGGGAGGATCTTACAACTGTTATTCTTGATGTTCTGCAGGAGCAGCTTGAAGGGAGTATTGACAAAGAAATTGGTATTTTCATCGCCGTTACCAAGGTTCTCAGAATTGGAGAAGGAGAAATGGTCCCTGGAGATGGTGCTGTCTATTATGATGTAGACTTTGAAGGTCTGGCACTACGGCTTTCTCTCCAGGAAGTAATAGAAGGCATTATTGTAGAGACCACCAGTTTCGGAGCATTCGTCAGCCTGGGGCCAATCGATGCAATGCTCCATGTAAGTCAGATTTCTGATGAATACATCAGTTATGATGAGAAAAACTCCCAGCTTATCTGCCAGGATTCAGGACGACATCTTGGAGTTGGATCACTGGTTCGTGCGCGAGTAGTAACCTTAAGTCTGAATGAGCGTGAGCCTCGGGAAAGTAAGATAGGTCTTACCATGCGACAGGCAGGACTTGGAAACCTTGTCTGGCTTGAAGAAGATATGAAGAACGAACAAAAAGAAAAGAGTGAGTAA
- the spt4 gene encoding transcription elongation factor subunit Spt4, whose amino-acid sequence MAGGKKKQYMVCRDCHRVVEGTSCSICGTSNLTADWSGYLVIIDPEHSEVAHRMNITLPGRYALKVR is encoded by the coding sequence ATGGCTGGTGGAAAGAAGAAGCAATACATGGTTTGCCGTGACTGCCACCGGGTTGTTGAAGGGACGTCATGTTCCATATGCGGAACCTCCAACCTTACCGCCGATTGGTCCGGGTACCTGGTCATCATTGATCCGGAACATAGTGAAGTCGCCCACCGGATGAATATCACACTTCCCGGAAGATACGCACTTAAGGTCCGTTAA
- a CDS encoding GTP-dependent dephospho-CoA kinase family protein produces the protein MRVLPARHRQLFKEPFGTLFLSFEEVLIQLPGKHVFSVGDVVTAHLLTAGRPPDVAVVDGHTMRQPYPGVKIPEYHQILVKNPPGGLTEELIEASAIAAGQPGTVIQVEGEEDLAVVPLAMHAPLGTIILYGQPSEGVVMLAITQDMKKRAEELFMCFEEVSTSSAREVFNI, from the coding sequence ATGCGAGTTCTCCCTGCCCGGCATCGCCAATTGTTTAAAGAACCATTTGGCACCCTTTTTCTCTCCTTTGAAGAAGTTCTGATACAACTTCCAGGGAAGCATGTTTTTAGTGTTGGTGATGTGGTAACTGCACATCTTCTGACAGCTGGAAGACCACCGGATGTTGCAGTTGTTGACGGGCACACGATGCGACAACCGTATCCTGGTGTGAAAATACCAGAGTACCATCAAATCCTTGTAAAAAATCCTCCAGGCGGACTTACTGAAGAGTTAATTGAGGCATCTGCAATAGCAGCGGGGCAACCTGGAACCGTCATTCAGGTTGAGGGTGAAGAGGATCTCGCGGTAGTCCCCCTTGCAATGCACGCGCCATTAGGCACAATCATCTTGTATGGTCAACCAAGTGAGGGAGTTGTTATGCTGGCAATTACTCAGGATATGAAAAAACGTGCTGAGGAATTGTTTATGTGTTTTGAAGAGGTTAGTACATCCTCTGCGCGCGAGGTATTTAATATCTGA
- a CDS encoding 30S ribosomal protein S24e: MEITITSDKENVLLNRREVGFDIVFNGATPSRKMVHAKLAAMLNTPKDQLVIGSLQNRFGMTEITGDARIYTSAENLKKIEPEYILKRGMVGEEENNADAQDAPSGDAAEAS, encoded by the coding sequence ATGGAGATTACGATTACTTCAGATAAAGAGAATGTGTTGTTAAACCGAAGAGAAGTCGGATTTGACATCGTATTCAATGGAGCAACTCCATCACGTAAGATGGTTCATGCAAAACTTGCAGCAATGCTCAACACGCCAAAAGACCAGCTCGTGATTGGATCTCTTCAGAACCGGTTTGGAATGACAGAAATCACCGGTGATGCCCGGATCTATACCTCTGCAGAAAATCTGAAAAAGATTGAACCAGAGTACATCCTGAAACGTGGAATGGTTGGAGAAGAGGAAAACAACGCAGATGCTCAGGATGCACCGTCCGGTGACGCTGCGGAGGCATCTTAA
- a CDS encoding 30S ribosomal protein S27ae — MAAKGKKTEKAAVKRSAYFKVEGKNAVPQRRYCPRCGPGVFMGEHKDRVTCGKCGYTEFKK; from the coding sequence ATGGCAGCAAAAGGTAAAAAAACAGAAAAGGCTGCAGTCAAGCGGTCTGCCTATTTCAAAGTTGAAGGAAAGAATGCAGTTCCTCAGCGCAGGTACTGTCCCCGGTGTGGGCCGGGTGTTTTTATGGGTGAGCACAAAGACCGTGTCACCTGTGGAAAATGCGGCTACACTGAATTTAAGAAGTAA
- a CDS encoding bifunctional N(6)-L-threonylcarbamoyladenine synthase/serine/threonine protein kinase: MKTGPVLGIEGTAWNLSAALFDEDLIKLVSNPYKPIQGGIHPREAAQHHAAVVTSVIEEVLENNPRPVAIAFSQGPGLGPCLRIVGTAARALALSLNVPLIGVNHCVAHVEIGRFASGFDDPIVLYASGANTQVLGYLQGRYRIFGETLDIGIGNAIDKFARSKGLPHPGGPEVERIAQNGTYIPLPYTVKGMDLAFSGLVSAAKDSPESLEDVCYSFQETAFAMCTEVTERALSQTGKDELILVGGVGMNKRLQEMLRLMCGERGAAFSVPISQYLGDNGAMIAYTGRVMMESGCTIPVEQSRINPSFRADQVNVTWRTEPDNKSTHAEENTARGAEAIVRFSDGSAAKIRTSKQYRHSELDRRLITERTRAEARLIVEARKAGVRTPIIRDISHDTIIMEHITGRKLRETLTPLLLEEAGRMVGKLHSAQIVHGDLTTCNFLVKDRKIWLIDFGLATTSAELEHRGVDVHVLFQVLESTSPESDVLKEAFIRGYREIMPQANDILEREHEIELRGRYL, from the coding sequence ATGAAAACAGGACCGGTACTGGGAATCGAGGGAACTGCCTGGAATCTCAGTGCTGCTCTTTTTGATGAAGACCTGATTAAACTGGTCTCAAATCCATATAAACCGATACAAGGTGGTATACATCCTCGTGAGGCCGCCCAACATCACGCAGCGGTAGTGACCAGTGTTATTGAGGAGGTACTTGAGAATAATCCAAGACCTGTTGCAATTGCATTTTCACAAGGTCCTGGCCTTGGACCATGCTTGCGGATTGTCGGAACAGCTGCACGGGCTCTTGCACTATCACTGAACGTACCCCTCATTGGTGTCAATCATTGTGTGGCACATGTTGAAATTGGACGGTTTGCATCTGGATTTGATGATCCTATCGTTCTCTATGCCAGCGGAGCAAATACACAGGTACTGGGATACCTTCAAGGCAGGTACCGGATATTTGGTGAAACACTAGATATCGGAATAGGAAATGCAATTGATAAATTTGCAAGAAGCAAAGGATTGCCTCATCCTGGTGGTCCGGAAGTCGAACGGATTGCACAGAATGGGACATACATTCCCCTGCCCTATACTGTGAAGGGAATGGACCTTGCTTTTTCCGGACTTGTTAGTGCTGCAAAAGACTCACCAGAATCCCTTGAAGACGTCTGTTACAGCTTTCAGGAAACAGCATTTGCGATGTGTACTGAAGTAACAGAACGCGCACTCTCTCAAACAGGTAAGGATGAACTTATACTGGTTGGTGGGGTGGGTATGAACAAACGTCTCCAGGAGATGCTTCGGCTGATGTGTGGAGAACGAGGTGCTGCATTCTCAGTACCAATTTCTCAATATCTGGGTGATAATGGTGCCATGATTGCATACACCGGACGAGTCATGATGGAGTCAGGTTGTACCATTCCTGTTGAACAATCGCGTATCAATCCGTCATTCCGAGCAGATCAGGTGAACGTTACCTGGCGAACCGAACCAGATAACAAAAGCACTCATGCGGAAGAGAACACTGCGCGAGGTGCTGAGGCTATTGTCAGGTTTTCAGATGGCTCTGCAGCGAAGATCAGGACATCTAAACAGTATCGTCATTCCGAACTTGACAGAAGACTGATCACTGAACGAACCCGTGCAGAGGCGAGGCTAATCGTTGAGGCAAGAAAGGCAGGAGTCAGAACACCAATCATTCGTGACATTTCTCATGATACCATCATCATGGAACATATCACCGGCAGAAAACTCAGGGAAACACTTACTCCTTTATTGTTAGAAGAGGCCGGTCGGATGGTTGGTAAACTTCATTCTGCACAGATTGTTCATGGAGATCTGACAACCTGTAATTTCCTGGTTAAGGACAGGAAAATATGGCTTATTGATTTCGGCCTTGCGACTACTTCGGCAGAGTTAGAACATCGGGGTGTTGACGTTCATGTCCTGTTTCAGGTACTCGAAAGCACCTCACCAGAATCTGACGTGCTGAAAGAGGCTTTTATCCGAGGGTATCGTGAGATAATGCCACAGGCGAATGATATCCTGGAGCGAGAACATGAGATTGAATTGCGGGGGAGGTATCTGTGA